A region of Thermorudis peleae DNA encodes the following proteins:
- the hemL gene encoding glutamate-1-semialdehyde 2,1-aminomutase produces the protein MLALTRSTKLWERAQQVLPGGVNSPVRAFRAVGGTPPFIVRGQGAILEDADGNHYLDYICSWGALIAGHAHPAVVDAVCSAAAHGTSFGAPTPAEVELAELVCSLVPSIEQVRFVNSGTEATMSAIRLARAATGRSKIVKFSGCYHGHADALLATAGSGVLTLGLPGTPGVPSAVVADTISLPYNLLDPVRQVFAEVGEQIAAVIVEPVAGNIGVVPPEPGFLEGLRELTAQHGALLIFDEVITGFRLAPGGAQERYGIMPDLTCLGKIVGGGLPVGAYGGRRDLMSLVAPSGPVYQAGTLSGNPLAMAAGLATLRLLQEPGLYERLDTLSQRLAEGLRAAAAAASLPITVNQIGSMLTVFFTPGPVVDEASAKRSDTAAFARFHRIMLESGIMLPPSQFEAWFVSLAHTEADIERTIEAAGAAFRACMA, from the coding sequence ATGCTGGCGTTGACTCGTTCAACGAAGCTCTGGGAGCGGGCCCAGCAGGTTCTCCCGGGTGGTGTCAACAGCCCTGTGCGAGCATTCCGTGCAGTTGGTGGCACCCCGCCGTTCATTGTCCGCGGACAAGGTGCGATCCTCGAAGACGCTGATGGCAATCACTATCTCGATTACATCTGCTCGTGGGGTGCACTCATCGCGGGGCACGCTCACCCAGCAGTTGTTGACGCAGTGTGCTCGGCCGCTGCCCATGGCACCAGCTTCGGTGCTCCGACGCCTGCTGAAGTTGAACTGGCAGAGCTTGTCTGCTCGCTTGTGCCTTCTATCGAGCAAGTGCGCTTCGTCAACTCAGGTACCGAGGCGACCATGAGCGCCATTCGCCTCGCCCGCGCTGCGACCGGTCGCTCCAAGATCGTCAAGTTTAGCGGCTGCTACCACGGCCATGCTGATGCACTCCTTGCCACCGCCGGTTCAGGCGTGTTGACACTTGGTCTGCCTGGCACACCAGGCGTCCCATCGGCCGTCGTCGCCGACACCATCTCCCTCCCGTATAACCTACTCGACCCCGTCAGGCAGGTATTCGCTGAAGTCGGCGAGCAGATCGCGGCGGTTATCGTCGAGCCTGTCGCTGGCAACATAGGTGTTGTGCCGCCCGAGCCCGGGTTTCTTGAGGGGCTGCGCGAGCTTACCGCTCAGCATGGTGCGCTCTTGATCTTCGATGAAGTGATCACCGGTTTTCGGCTGGCCCCTGGCGGTGCCCAGGAACGCTATGGCATTATGCCTGACCTCACATGCCTCGGAAAGATCGTCGGCGGTGGGCTTCCAGTCGGCGCATATGGTGGCCGACGTGACCTGATGAGCCTGGTGGCACCAAGCGGGCCGGTCTATCAAGCTGGGACGCTCTCCGGCAATCCGCTTGCAATGGCAGCTGGGCTAGCAACACTCCGCCTCCTCCAGGAGCCCGGTCTTTACGAACGACTCGACACGCTGAGCCAGAGATTAGCTGAAGGGCTCCGCGCTGCCGCAGCCGCTGCGAGCCTGCCAATTACAGTGAACCAGATAGGCTCAATGCTGACCGTGTTCTTTACCCCTGGGCCGGTTGTCGACGAGGCGAGTGCGAAACGAAGTGACACAGCGGCCTTCGCTCGGTTCCACCGGATCATGCTCGAGTCTGGCATTATGCTGCCACCCTCGCAATTCGAAGCATGGTTCGTCTCGCTCGCTCACACCGAGGCTGATATCGAACGGACAATCGAGGCTGCTGGAGCAGCATTTCGCGCTTGTATGGCATGA
- the hemC gene encoding hydroxymethylbilane synthase — protein MRNVLRAGTRASALARAQTAIVLHQLRTVTQQAIEVVPITTHGDRDQHTPLHAIGGQGVFVRALHEALLEGAIDFAVHSAKDLPTDLPSGIALAAVLIRDDPRDAVITRSGQPLAALPPGARIGTSSSRRMALLRHHLPHLTSVPLRGNVDTRLRKLDTGEVDAVILAVAGLHRLGLLDRIVTALPPEDFIPAPGQGALAVTCRMDDAALQSLLRTLDDPATRTAVEAERAFLRALGSGCSLPAGAYATVEEQTVQIVAFLASPEGDRLVRASRRVPVAEATTAATALAIALAERLEQPLEARHAP, from the coding sequence ATGAGGAATGTGCTCCGGGCTGGCACACGCGCCAGCGCCCTTGCGCGCGCCCAAACAGCCATCGTCCTTCATCAACTCCGCACTGTGACGCAGCAGGCAATCGAGGTCGTGCCAATCACAACCCACGGTGATCGCGACCAGCATACGCCCCTCCATGCAATCGGTGGACAAGGGGTCTTCGTCCGAGCCCTCCACGAAGCACTGCTGGAAGGTGCTATCGACTTCGCTGTTCACAGTGCTAAAGATCTGCCAACCGACTTACCCTCGGGCATTGCGCTGGCAGCCGTCCTCATTCGAGATGATCCCCGCGATGCCGTCATCACCCGCAGCGGGCAGCCACTCGCCGCGCTGCCTCCGGGAGCCCGGATCGGCACAAGCTCTTCCCGGCGTATGGCCCTGCTTCGTCATCACCTGCCGCACCTTACTTCCGTGCCACTACGCGGCAACGTTGATACACGACTCCGCAAGCTTGATACCGGCGAGGTCGACGCTGTTATCCTCGCTGTTGCTGGGCTGCATCGATTAGGCTTGCTAGACCGGATTGTCACTGCGTTGCCGCCTGAGGACTTTATTCCTGCTCCTGGCCAGGGCGCGCTAGCCGTGACGTGCCGCATGGATGACGCAGCCCTGCAGTCACTGCTTCGTACGCTCGACGATCCCGCAACGCGTACTGCCGTTGAGGCCGAGCGCGCTTTTCTGCGTGCGCTCGGCAGCGGGTGCTCGTTGCCAGCAGGAGCATACGCAACCGTGGAGGAACAGACGGTTCAGATCGTCGCTTTTCTTGCCAGTCCGGAAGGAGACCGGCTGGTTCGTGCATCGCGCCGCGTTCCTGTTGCCGAGGCTACTACGGCCGCAACTGCGCTAGCAATTGCACTGGCTGAGCGCCTTGAGCAACCGCTGGAGGCACGCCATGCACCCTGA
- a CDS encoding NAD(P)/FAD-dependent oxidoreductase, which translates to MSRHVVVLGAGPGGLAVAQGIRHWLPPTDLVTVVDRTDEQRLGVSLLLVMRGWRTPEAVTAHVAPALGEGIVFHQAEVTHIDLENRRVQTSQGELAYDAVVVALGAEVSVDSVPGLAEAVEHGLAGHYYTLPGALHLRERLASFAGGRVVLVVARLPYKCPPSPYEGILLIDDLLRERGLRERAELTIVTPEPRPLAIAPPLISEQLTELLAVRGVTLVTGEQLQTVDYDRQEVLFASGKREPFDLLVVVPPHQPPAVVREAGLVDESGWITAALATMRTAVDGVWAVGDVTRVPLPNGVALPKAAVFAQAEAEVAARDLARTLAADAPAPEPSGAGRCWFIAGTQQVGAIDVDFLAQPSPAFRFTLPDAFYVGAMEAELASWLARWGGHAD; encoded by the coding sequence ATGAGTCGGCATGTTGTCGTATTAGGAGCGGGACCGGGTGGATTAGCGGTCGCACAAGGAATTCGACACTGGCTACCGCCAACTGACCTTGTCACTGTTGTCGATCGGACAGACGAACAGCGGTTGGGTGTCTCGCTCCTGCTCGTGATGCGTGGCTGGCGTACGCCTGAAGCTGTAACGGCACATGTGGCGCCAGCGCTGGGTGAGGGTATTGTCTTCCATCAGGCGGAAGTCACGCATATCGATCTCGAAAACCGGCGCGTGCAAACAAGCCAGGGCGAGCTAGCCTACGATGCGGTAGTTGTGGCGTTAGGCGCTGAGGTGAGCGTCGACAGCGTGCCGGGCCTTGCGGAAGCGGTCGAACATGGCCTCGCTGGCCACTACTACACACTACCCGGTGCGCTCCATTTGCGGGAGCGCCTAGCAAGCTTCGCTGGGGGACGGGTTGTACTCGTCGTCGCTCGCCTTCCCTATAAATGCCCTCCATCGCCTTATGAAGGCATCTTGCTGATCGATGACCTCCTCCGAGAACGTGGCTTGCGTGAGCGTGCTGAACTCACGATTGTTACTCCCGAGCCGCGGCCCTTAGCCATCGCGCCCCCACTCATTAGCGAGCAGCTAACTGAGTTACTGGCTGTGCGTGGCGTGACCCTGGTGACTGGTGAGCAGTTGCAGACTGTCGACTATGATCGCCAAGAAGTTCTCTTCGCCTCGGGCAAGCGTGAACCATTTGATCTGCTCGTCGTTGTCCCACCTCACCAGCCGCCGGCAGTGGTACGTGAGGCCGGGCTCGTCGATGAGAGCGGCTGGATAACGGCAGCGCTCGCGACGATGCGAACTGCGGTCGATGGTGTCTGGGCCGTCGGCGATGTGACCCGTGTGCCGCTGCCGAACGGGGTTGCGTTGCCCAAGGCTGCGGTCTTTGCCCAGGCTGAGGCCGAGGTTGCTGCCCGTGATCTGGCGCGCACACTCGCTGCCGATGCTCCTGCGCCTGAGCCGAGTGGTGCCGGCCGGTGCTGGTTCATTGCAGGAACGCAGCAGGTTGGTGCTATCGATGTTGATTTCCTTGCTCAGCCGAGTCCAGCGTTCCGGTTCACCTTGCCCGATGCCTTCTATGTTGGGGCGATGGAGGCTGAACTGGCGAGTTGGCTCGCGCGTTGGGGTGGGCATGCAGACTAA
- a CDS encoding VWA domain-containing protein, translated as MSKTPFAFRYTRWDGTQQIDLLDADQLLDAIADEVLADGDVTRALQRLFRWGSDNPQMPLTGMRDLLEQLRAQRQEALRRYDPNSVLRDIARRLEEIIQTERSGIERRLAESQQRLAQARQQPTVQPQTDSGQSNEMASEQESENTLSPEEAHRLLEQLARRKQAFLDQLPPDPAGRIQQLMQYEFMDPQARQQFQELLASLQQQMLQQTFQGLQQAIQQMTPEDLANLRQVLHELNEMLAERARGGQPDFERFMHKYGHYFDRNLKNLDELLDYLARQMAAMQSLLDSMTPEMRRQLADALDAALQDPGIRQELEQLAHNLSQLLPYNPYRQAQPFTGSEELTLGQALQLMERLQGMQEVEEQLSHVRDWRDLNRIDLERVRQLYGDELAAQLDQLRQLTRILEEAGYIQRTRRGYELTPRGVRKIGQKALREIFRHLKQDRIGQHPIPRAGRGGEPSDETKTYEFGDPFYLHLPKTVMNAVFRDGPGSPVHLHPDDFEVFRAELLTQSATVLMVDMSRSMLYNGCFLAAKKVALALDSLIRAQFPRDHLYIVGFSYVATELKPAMLPHITWDEYNYGTNMQHGFMLARQLLSRHRAGTKQIILITDGEPTAYFDGEQVRFSYPPTYQTFQETLKEVARCTREQIVINTFMLERSPYMAGFVSEMARINKGRAFFATPDHLGEYILLDYVANKRTRLR; from the coding sequence ATGTCGAAGACACCGTTCGCATTCCGATACACACGCTGGGATGGCACACAGCAAATCGACTTGCTTGATGCTGACCAGCTCCTCGATGCTATCGCTGACGAAGTCCTTGCTGATGGTGATGTGACTCGTGCGCTACAACGGCTCTTCCGGTGGGGATCAGACAACCCACAGATGCCCCTGACTGGCATGCGTGATCTTCTCGAGCAGCTACGGGCCCAGCGTCAAGAAGCGCTCCGTCGCTATGACCCGAACTCGGTTTTGCGCGATATCGCGCGCCGGCTTGAGGAGATCATTCAAACTGAACGCAGCGGCATTGAGCGACGGCTTGCCGAGAGTCAGCAACGTCTCGCCCAAGCCAGGCAGCAGCCAACGGTGCAGCCACAGACCGACTCAGGGCAATCCAACGAGATGGCTTCTGAGCAAGAAAGCGAAAACACGTTAAGCCCAGAGGAAGCGCATCGGCTACTGGAGCAATTGGCACGCCGCAAGCAAGCATTCCTTGACCAGCTCCCACCGGATCCAGCTGGTCGTATCCAGCAACTCATGCAATATGAATTTATGGATCCACAGGCTCGCCAACAATTCCAAGAACTGCTCGCCTCGCTCCAGCAGCAGATGCTTCAGCAGACCTTCCAAGGACTGCAGCAGGCAATCCAACAGATGACGCCCGAGGATCTCGCAAACCTGCGCCAGGTGCTTCACGAGTTGAACGAGATGCTTGCTGAACGGGCTCGAGGCGGGCAGCCAGACTTCGAGCGTTTTATGCACAAATATGGCCACTATTTCGATCGTAACCTCAAGAATCTCGACGAGTTACTCGACTACCTCGCTCGCCAGATGGCAGCGATGCAGAGCCTGCTCGATTCGATGACGCCGGAGATGCGGCGGCAACTTGCTGACGCACTCGATGCAGCACTGCAAGACCCGGGAATTCGGCAGGAACTTGAGCAACTCGCTCACAACCTTAGTCAGTTGCTCCCCTACAACCCGTATCGGCAGGCCCAACCGTTCACCGGCAGCGAGGAACTCACGCTTGGCCAGGCGCTGCAACTCATGGAGCGCCTCCAGGGGATGCAAGAGGTTGAGGAACAGTTGAGCCATGTGCGCGACTGGCGCGACCTCAATCGAATCGATCTCGAACGCGTTCGCCAGCTTTACGGCGACGAACTTGCCGCTCAGCTTGACCAACTTCGTCAGTTGACACGGATTCTCGAGGAGGCTGGCTACATTCAGCGGACGCGCCGCGGCTACGAATTGACTCCGCGAGGCGTTCGTAAGATTGGGCAGAAAGCCCTGCGCGAGATCTTCCGTCATCTCAAACAGGACCGGATTGGGCAGCATCCGATCCCGCGAGCTGGGCGTGGCGGTGAACCGAGCGACGAGACGAAGACCTACGAGTTTGGTGATCCTTTCTATCTCCACCTGCCCAAGACCGTCATGAACGCGGTCTTCCGCGATGGCCCCGGCAGCCCGGTGCACCTCCATCCCGACGATTTCGAAGTCTTCCGTGCCGAACTCCTGACCCAGTCTGCTACGGTCTTGATGGTCGACATGAGCCGATCAATGCTCTACAACGGCTGCTTCCTCGCAGCCAAGAAAGTGGCGCTCGCACTCGATAGTCTCATCCGAGCCCAGTTCCCCCGTGACCACCTCTACATCGTCGGCTTCTCGTACGTCGCAACTGAGCTTAAGCCCGCAATGCTGCCCCACATCACGTGGGATGAATATAACTACGGCACAAACATGCAGCATGGCTTTATGCTGGCACGCCAACTGCTCTCACGGCACCGGGCTGGAACAAAGCAGATTATTCTCATCACGGACGGCGAGCCGACCGCTTACTTCGACGGCGAGCAGGTGCGCTTCTCCTACCCGCCGACCTATCAGACCTTCCAGGAGACCCTGAAGGAGGTTGCTCGCTGCACGCGTGAGCAAATTGTGATTAACACGTTCATGCTTGAGCGCAGCCCATACATGGCTGGGTTCGTCAGCGAAATGGCCCGCATTAACAAGGGGCGAGCATTCTTCGCCACGCCCGACCATCTTGGGGAATACATCTTGCTTGACTACGTTGCCAACAAACGCACACGCTTGCGCTAG
- a CDS encoding sigma 54-interacting transcriptional regulator: protein MSQRPQTLGELRESGYQVLPVREEMRRNLLAKIASGEPIFPGIIGYDDTVIPQIENAILAGQDIIFLGERGQAKTRLARALVNLLDEEVPIVAGSEINDNPFAPISKYARDLIAEMGDKTPIAWIRREDRYAEKLATPDTTIADLIGEVDPIKVAEGRYLSDELTIHYGLIPRTNRGIFAINELPDLAERIQVGLLNIMEERDVQIRGYRVRLPLDVYIVASANPEDYTNRGRIITPLKDRYGAQIRTHYPTSLDVEIAIMEQERMPLEVPGIAIVVPAFMREIVAELTHLARRSHDISQRSGVSVRMSIANYETLISNAAKRAVRLGEKQAVPRISDLPALMASTLGKIELETLGDVQEERVIEKLINGAVLATFNRYFSVRDFDDLILAFENGLEVECSDLQPAMRYVHQVAHIDSLRNAVSRLNAAGSPEQIAAVVEFVLEGLHLSRRLNKDRLEGRGTRYRG, encoded by the coding sequence ATGTCCCAACGACCGCAGACACTCGGTGAGCTACGCGAAAGCGGCTACCAGGTGTTACCTGTCCGCGAAGAAATGCGGCGCAATCTGCTTGCGAAGATTGCGAGTGGCGAGCCGATCTTCCCAGGAATTATTGGCTATGATGACACGGTCATCCCGCAGATCGAGAATGCTATCTTAGCTGGTCAAGACATCATCTTCCTCGGAGAACGCGGCCAGGCAAAGACACGACTTGCCCGTGCCTTAGTGAATCTCCTCGATGAGGAAGTGCCAATTGTTGCTGGTAGCGAAATTAACGATAACCCATTTGCGCCTATCAGCAAATATGCACGCGACCTGATCGCAGAAATGGGCGATAAGACACCAATCGCCTGGATTCGACGCGAGGATCGCTACGCCGAGAAACTTGCCACGCCAGACACAACGATTGCCGATCTCATCGGCGAAGTCGATCCGATTAAGGTGGCTGAGGGACGCTATCTGTCTGATGAGCTGACAATTCACTACGGCCTCATCCCACGGACGAATCGCGGCATCTTCGCCATTAACGAGCTGCCAGACCTCGCCGAACGCATCCAAGTTGGGCTTCTGAACATTATGGAGGAGCGAGACGTCCAGATTCGTGGCTATCGCGTACGGCTGCCGCTCGACGTCTACATCGTCGCAAGCGCCAACCCGGAGGACTACACGAATCGTGGCCGCATCATCACTCCGCTCAAGGACCGCTACGGTGCCCAAATCCGCACGCACTATCCCACTTCGCTCGATGTTGAAATTGCCATTATGGAACAAGAGCGGATGCCGCTCGAAGTTCCAGGCATTGCGATTGTTGTCCCGGCCTTCATGCGTGAAATTGTTGCTGAGTTAACACATCTCGCACGCCGCAGCCACGACATCAGCCAGCGCTCCGGTGTCAGCGTTCGGATGTCAATTGCCAACTACGAGACGCTTATCAGCAATGCAGCGAAGCGCGCTGTTCGGCTCGGCGAGAAACAGGCAGTACCACGCATCAGCGATCTCCCAGCGCTCATGGCATCGACGCTTGGCAAGATTGAGCTCGAGACGCTCGGCGATGTCCAAGAAGAGCGTGTTATCGAGAAGCTCATCAACGGTGCGGTCCTGGCGACATTTAACCGCTACTTTAGCGTTCGTGACTTTGATGATCTTATCCTCGCCTTCGAGAACGGCCTTGAGGTGGAATGCTCCGACCTTCAGCCAGCGATGCGCTATGTTCACCAGGTGGCGCATATCGACAGCCTGCGCAACGCGGTCAGCCGTCTCAACGCAGCTGGCAGCCCGGAGCAGATCGCCGCGGTTGTCGAGTTCGTGCTCGAAGGTCTGCATTTGAGCCGACGACTCAACAAGGATCGCCTGGAAGGGCGGGGAACACGCTATCGCGGATAA
- the hemB gene encoding porphobilinogen synthase — translation MSFQLDDSQGLGTRSGTPFQRFRRLRRTEGLRRLVRETRLSLDDLIYPLFVTYGVGIRREVPSMPGVYQLSVDQLASEAEELATLGIGAVLLFGIPEHKDERASGAYDENGIVQQAVRELKRCAPELVVITDVCNCEYMSHGHCGIVSPTGEILNDPTLELLAKTAVSHVRAGADMVAPSDMMDGRVWAIRQALDAAGFVETPILSYAAKFASAFYGPFRDAAESAPAFGDRRSHQMDPGNQREALREIAADLEEGADAIIIKPALAYLDIVALARQRFDVPIAAYNVSGEYAMVKAAARNGWIDERRVVLELLTGIKRAGAGMIITYHAKDVARWLREETGTTSLARPLAV, via the coding sequence ATGAGTTTCCAGCTCGACGATAGCCAAGGGCTTGGCACACGAAGCGGAACGCCATTCCAGCGCTTCCGCCGATTGCGCCGTACCGAGGGCTTGCGTCGTCTTGTCCGCGAGACTCGGCTTTCGCTGGACGACCTCATTTATCCGCTCTTCGTGACGTATGGTGTGGGCATCCGACGCGAGGTGCCGTCTATGCCGGGTGTCTATCAGCTCAGCGTTGACCAGCTTGCAAGCGAAGCAGAGGAACTCGCGACACTTGGTATCGGCGCTGTCCTGCTGTTCGGCATTCCGGAGCACAAAGACGAGCGAGCATCGGGCGCGTATGACGAGAACGGCATTGTCCAGCAAGCAGTGCGCGAACTGAAACGATGTGCGCCTGAACTTGTAGTGATTACCGATGTCTGCAACTGCGAGTACATGTCCCACGGCCACTGCGGCATTGTTAGTCCAACAGGAGAAATTCTCAACGATCCCACGCTCGAACTCCTCGCCAAGACAGCGGTTTCTCATGTGCGTGCTGGAGCGGATATGGTTGCGCCGTCTGACATGATGGATGGGCGGGTCTGGGCTATCCGTCAGGCGCTTGATGCCGCTGGCTTTGTTGAGACGCCGATCCTCTCCTATGCCGCGAAGTTTGCCTCAGCGTTCTACGGTCCCTTCCGCGACGCAGCAGAGTCAGCGCCAGCCTTCGGTGATCGGCGCTCCCACCAGATGGATCCCGGGAACCAGCGTGAAGCACTTCGCGAGATTGCTGCTGACCTTGAGGAGGGCGCCGACGCCATCATTATCAAGCCCGCGCTGGCATACCTCGACATCGTCGCACTAGCACGTCAACGCTTTGATGTACCGATCGCGGCTTACAACGTGAGCGGTGAGTACGCAATGGTCAAAGCTGCGGCACGCAACGGCTGGATCGACGAACGCCGCGTTGTTCTTGAGTTGCTTACTGGAATCAAGCGAGCCGGCGCTGGCATGATCATCACCTACCACGCGAAGGACGTTGCCCGATGGCTCCGTGAGGAAACTGGCACAACGTCACTCGCCCGCCCGCTTGCGGTGTAA
- a CDS encoding alpha/beta hydrolase family protein yields MAGYPLEAYFQVRQAWGPRVRPDGQALLFLTTLTGSPQLWEMPIDGGWPEQRTVLADRVLHGSYAPRDGRIVFAADHGGDERWQLFLLDTDGTTVRPIAVAPGVIHTFGAWHPNGRLLAYATNARHPAYFDVVLLDVESGERRVLLQADGTYTPVAFTPDGQTLIVHQTVTPRHHVLYRYDLVAGTSEPLTPPTEEARFEDVQLTPDGTTVVALSDRGREFLGVLELSLNDGQMTWRLTRDDADIEAASLSPDGRLLAYAINESGYSRLRILDRVSGVHRPDPLLPQGLYDPGGRDPVRPAWTPDGRAIVVGWGSATAPADIWRVDVATGIARPLTRSSRGGLPADAFTPAQLIHYPTFDGRQIPAFFYRPAQQPFPVVVHVHGGPEAQARPSFDPLIQWLVSQGIGVLAPNVRGSAGYGKTYLSLDDVEKRPDAVRDLLAARDWLAAQPDVRSDRIAVMGASYGGFMTLAALTEAPEAWACGVEIVGIVNFITFLERTGPWRRRLREAEYGSLERDRALLEAISPITRVDRITAPLMVIHGRNDPRVPFSEAEQLVAALRDRGRDVIFLPFDDEGHGIVKLANRLQAYREIGAFFARHLLNQGDREAS; encoded by the coding sequence GTGGCAGGGTATCCGCTAGAAGCCTATTTCCAGGTCCGGCAGGCGTGGGGACCGCGTGTTCGCCCAGATGGCCAGGCTCTCCTCTTCCTCACCACGCTGACAGGCTCGCCGCAGCTCTGGGAAATGCCGATCGATGGCGGCTGGCCAGAGCAGCGAACGGTATTAGCTGACCGCGTCCTCCATGGTTCCTATGCGCCTCGAGATGGACGCATAGTCTTCGCTGCAGATCATGGCGGTGATGAACGCTGGCAACTCTTCCTCCTTGACACTGATGGCACAACAGTGCGGCCGATTGCGGTTGCTCCAGGTGTTATTCATACCTTTGGGGCCTGGCATCCAAACGGCCGTCTGCTTGCCTACGCCACGAATGCACGGCACCCGGCCTACTTCGACGTCGTGTTGCTCGATGTGGAGAGTGGGGAGCGGCGTGTGCTCCTCCAGGCTGATGGGACTTACACGCCCGTTGCATTCACACCTGATGGGCAGACGCTCATCGTGCACCAGACAGTGACGCCACGTCATCATGTCCTGTACCGCTACGATCTGGTAGCTGGTACCAGCGAACCGCTCACGCCACCTACAGAAGAGGCGCGTTTCGAGGATGTCCAGTTGACCCCTGACGGTACAACAGTGGTGGCGCTCAGTGATCGCGGGCGGGAATTCCTCGGGGTTCTCGAACTATCGTTGAACGATGGCCAAATGACCTGGCGGCTGACGCGAGACGACGCAGACATTGAAGCGGCTTCGCTCAGTCCAGATGGACGCTTGCTGGCCTATGCAATCAACGAAAGCGGCTATTCCCGCTTGCGTATCCTTGATCGTGTGAGTGGCGTCCATCGGCCCGACCCACTGCTTCCGCAAGGGCTCTATGATCCGGGTGGACGTGACCCAGTCCGGCCAGCGTGGACGCCAGATGGCCGTGCCATTGTGGTTGGCTGGGGCAGTGCAACCGCGCCGGCCGATATCTGGCGTGTCGATGTTGCGACGGGGATTGCCCGACCATTGACACGGAGCAGTCGCGGGGGGTTACCGGCAGATGCGTTTACTCCTGCCCAGCTCATCCACTATCCAACGTTCGATGGTCGGCAGATCCCTGCCTTTTTCTATCGTCCGGCACAACAACCATTTCCTGTTGTTGTGCATGTTCATGGCGGACCAGAAGCACAAGCTCGACCAAGCTTTGACCCGCTGATCCAATGGCTGGTGAGCCAGGGAATCGGCGTCTTGGCACCGAATGTACGAGGGAGTGCTGGCTACGGGAAAACCTACCTCTCGTTGGATGACGTCGAAAAACGCCCCGATGCGGTGCGTGACTTGCTTGCGGCCCGCGATTGGTTAGCAGCGCAACCGGACGTGCGGAGCGATCGTATTGCGGTCATGGGTGCGAGCTATGGCGGATTCATGACCCTGGCCGCGTTGACTGAGGCTCCCGAGGCTTGGGCGTGTGGTGTTGAAATTGTTGGTATTGTGAACTTCATTACCTTCCTTGAGCGCACCGGCCCATGGCGGCGCCGTTTGCGCGAAGCAGAGTACGGTAGCCTTGAACGCGATCGAGCATTGCTTGAGGCAATTTCGCCGATAACTCGGGTTGACCGAATCACCGCGCCGCTGATGGTCATCCACGGGCGCAACGATCCTCGGGTGCCATTTAGCGAAGCTGAACAGCTTGTCGCTGCACTGCGTGATCGTGGGCGTGACGTCATCTTTCTGCCGTTCGACGATGAAGGGCATGGAATTGTCAAGCTTGCAAACCGGCTGCAGGCGTACCGGGAGATTGGGGCATTCTTCGCACGGCACTTACTTAATCAAGGTGATCGCGAGGCATCCTAA
- a CDS encoding uroporphyrinogen-III synthase produces MHPEALSNESTRPLAGWRVLVPRAEDQAEETCAMLAALGAEPIRCPVITFAPPDDIAALDAALRRLAAGTYDWVVFTSVNGVRHVHTRLHTLALPVTTLAQARIAVIGPATAHALEELGLHPALVPSSYIAEAVADTLIAQGIRDQRVLILRAAEARPVLPERLRAAGAIVDVVAAYRTVPAPPPPHVLTLLRRGDINAVLFTSGSTVHNLIAGLGPDAPRLLQRVRLACIGPVTADVVRGYGLPVAVVAETHTVPGLLAALVAASVTERSQG; encoded by the coding sequence ATGCACCCTGAAGCCCTCAGCAACGAGTCAACACGCCCGCTTGCAGGTTGGCGCGTGCTCGTCCCCCGCGCCGAGGACCAGGCTGAAGAAACATGCGCCATGCTTGCTGCGCTTGGCGCTGAGCCAATTCGTTGCCCAGTTATTACCTTTGCCCCACCTGACGACATTGCAGCACTTGACGCCGCGCTGCGCCGGTTGGCGGCCGGCACATATGACTGGGTCGTTTTTACCAGCGTCAATGGCGTTCGCCACGTACACACTCGACTCCACACGCTAGCTTTGCCCGTGACAACGCTTGCGCAAGCCAGGATTGCAGTCATCGGCCCGGCCACAGCTCACGCACTCGAAGAGCTTGGCCTCCATCCAGCGCTCGTACCATCGAGCTACATTGCTGAAGCGGTCGCTGATACGCTCATTGCCCAAGGTATTCGCGACCAACGTGTCCTGATCCTGCGGGCCGCAGAAGCCCGGCCGGTTCTGCCGGAGCGTTTGCGTGCTGCTGGGGCGATAGTTGACGTGGTCGCCGCGTACCGCACGGTTCCGGCACCGCCACCACCGCACGTTCTCACGCTCCTCCGTCGTGGGGACATCAATGCCGTGCTCTTCACCAGCGGCTCAACGGTCCACAACCTGATCGCAGGTCTTGGGCCGGACGCCCCTCGGCTGCTTCAGCGCGTCCGCCTCGCCTGTATCGGCCCAGTTACCGCCGATGTTGTGCGTGGATACGGCTTACCAGTAGCCGTGGTTGCCGAAACGCATACCGTGCCAGGACTGCTCGCGGCACTTGTCGCCGCCTCTGTCACAGAAAGGAGCCAGGGATGA